The Piliocolobus tephrosceles isolate RC106 chromosome 10, ASM277652v3, whole genome shotgun sequence nucleotide sequence AAGGAACAAGGGCTGAAGAGAAGGCCCTCAGGAAACATAATTTCAACAAATACTCAGGATCCTAGACCCCACCAGGCACCATTCTCCCCACCCACCAAATCCAGGAAACCCTGGAAGTGTCCCTGGAAGGTGTGAGGAGAGGCCCTAGCCAAGCAAAGGCAGAGTTCTAGGGAGAGACATTAACCCTCACCCCATATTCCCATCCCCCAGCTGAGGCCTACAGCAGAGAAGCTTCCCTGGACTCTCATGGCCTACCAGACCAGCAGGTGAGACAGCCAGACAGAAGGACCAGGAAAGGTCAGGTGAGGCCCCAGCAGAAACACCTTATCACAGCCGAGGTCCAGATGCAGGACAGAGGCCTCAAACTCACTAGACCAGCATGCTGCCACATGGTAGAAGagccccagccctggggacaCAGCTCAGCCTCTCCTCTGTGCCAAAGAAGGAGGGCAACCATGGAGGGGCCTCATCCCTGACACTTACCGTGACCTCATACTTGACCTTGCTGCCCACATCCCGCTCAGACTGCATGGCTCTCTCGCCCCTCACCACACCAGAGAAGAAGAGTTGCTGGGGAGTGGCCATCCTGGTGTGGAGAGGTCAGAACAGGGGTAAGAAGGTCTGGGGCCTGGCTCAATGGAGGCAGGGCCCTGGTCAAGGTTTGGAAGTGGCAATGCCCCCTCCCTCCAATGGAGGTGCCCACTTGGGCCAGGCTTACCCTGCAATGGACAGTGGCAGCTCAATGAAGACACGGGCTCGTGCAGAGACTGGATGCAGCTCCTGCTCACTGATCCTGGTGAGTGGGCAGGGGCAAGTATGGGCATCAGGCACAGGCGCCTCCCAAGGGGTCAGATGAGGTCAATATGACAACCCCCACCTCACCCCTCCGGCCCCGCCTGGCTTACGTGGCCAACAGCAGCTCTACCTCCAGTTCCGTGGTCTCAATGCTGATCCCTGAGGTGCTAAGGATGAGGTAGAAGGTGACCTAGGCCAAGGGTGGGAAGAGATTAGAGTCAGGGGTGGTCTATGGGCTTACGGAGAGGCTACTCACATAGGGATAAGGGCAGATGTGCCAACCTGGGCACCTCTCTTCATGGGGTTCCCCAGCTCACACTCAACATGGGAGGCATTCTCATTGGACAGGCAGAGTGGCTTCTCCTGGAATGGGAGAGAAGGCAAGGTCAGTCTGAGTTACTGGAGCCCCTCAAGACCCCACCCCATCCTGCCCCCAGGTCCTCACCGCAGGGTCCAGGGCCCGGACTCCTGAGTAGTGCAGTGAGTCAGGAAGCATGACCAGGAGCTGGGCTTCATGGGCATCGTCCCCATcagcctggggctgggctgggtccGATGGCAGGTTGGTGACCATCAGCTCCAGGCCAATGACTGGCTGCCCACTCAGTGCAAACAGGGCTGTTGTTCCATCCGCATCCCTGGAGAGTCAGACCCCACTCCCGCTAAGAACACCTCCCCCTACCACTCCCCCTCCCAGTCTGCTCCCCCGGTACCTGCCTTCACTCCCTGAGCCTCTCTTCCCACTCCAGGTCCCCATCACACCCGTCCAAGCCTCAGGCCTCTGTACACACAACTGGAAGTCAGAGGACCTCCATTCTCATCTCAGCTCCACCATTACTTACCTTGGGCAACTAACTtaacctctctaggcctcagttctccatctataaaatgagactaATATAATTCCTACCTCACAGAGGTTTGAAGACTAATCAATGAGATGTATGTACACTGCATATTATTAGTGTACTGTGAAGGATTGCTATCCCTTGCCATGGGAGCCCCTGCAGCCCCATCACTGACCCTCATCGCAGTCTCTAAGTCATCAGCAGGtcctcttccaccttctgccCTCTCTGCAGGCTCAGCCCTCCCTCAGACTGGTCCTCCTGAGGGGGCTTTCTCTCAATCCTTGAACTCTTGCCCTCCCACACCCACCCTGCTCTCTGCCCCCCTCAcatgggcagaggctggaattCCGTGTCGCTGACCCGGGCACAGAAGCGGGCACGGACCAGCTGCAGATTGCTCTGGCAGATCTTGTCTTCACCACAGCCTTGCTTCAGGAAGTGGATCTGGGGAGAGACATGAGATAAGGGGCATTCCTAGGGGGCAAGGCAGGGGGCAAACCTGTCACCATGGCATACGGTGGGTATCACAGGATTAAACAATCTGTGCTCAACTCTCATCTGCTGCTTACCAGCATGTGATCCTGAACTACGTCCTCTCCTCTGCAGTAAAATGATGGGAGCACTACCATGCCATGGTAGAGACTAACAGCAAGTCAAGAACTGGACCACACTGCCCCAGCTCACATGCATGTCACTGAGTTCCAGATTTAGAACGGGAAGGGATGTCTAGGGCACCGCTTCTGGGCCGGCCATAAAAACCATGCAAGGGGCCTCTTGTCCCCCTCTTCCAGCTGAACGGGATGAATGTGACTTCAAGAGCTTGAAGGCCTCATTCGAAGATTACAGAATCCCATCAACCTGAGCCCCTGAATGACTACATGGAGTAGAGGAGCTCTGTCCCCTTGACTAGGAGCACATGGTCATTTGGGCACCTAGAGATATGAGGAATTACTGGAGTAGCATACGTGAAAGGGCTCTGTGAGCTACGAATGGGTGTCACTGGGGAGGGACCATGATCTCTGccctcccagctcctcctcctgggctaaACCAGAACCCATGCTCACCTCTGCCCGCTGGGTGCTGGGCTGGTGGGCATTGAGGATGGGGGCCACTGGAGGCAGCCCCTGGCCAGGAGCCTGTCGCCGGAGCCGAGGGGTCTGGAGACTGTAGGACAAGGTCACTACAATGGCCCGAAGCTTGTCTTTGACATTATCCTAGGAAGAGGAAGGGCTGTTCCTCACTGGAACAATCCCCAGGCCTCAGCCCTGTTCTGTGCCCCAGCCAGACCTAGGACCAATTCTAAAACTTGGAAAGAAGCTTAGGGAGATGAATGAGAGAGGTGGAGAACTGagcaaggaggagggagaaagactGGGGTAGGGGGCAGGAGAAACCCAGGATTTAAGGCTTTGAGGACCAGATGTGATGATAAAAGCTGCCACCTCCTCCATTCAGCTGGAAGAGGGGACATGAAGCCCTtgcacctcctcctccagggagtGCAGAAATGACAGGAGAGGGCAGCAGATGAGGAGAAAGTGAGCTCAGAAGACAGGCTTCCCACGTGTCTAGGTCTTAGAAGGAGGCACAAGTGTGTTTGGGAAGAAGCAGCTAAGAGGAATCACGGAAAAGAGATGGAGCCATGACAATGACCCTCAGAAGCCAAAGGGTCAGTGTCCACCTGGAGCTGGAACACGGCATCTCCACAGACTCGGTCGTGCTGGTGCTTCAGCCACACAGTGCCTGAGGCCTGGTGCTTGGGTTCATCTGGGCTACGGCTCAGGAAGGTCACACGGGGAACCTGGCCCCGGAGCCTCCGGTCTGTGTCCGCGTCTAACACGTAGTCCAGGGCTGTGGCATGTTGGGAGAGGAGGAGTCACTGAGCTGCAGAGCTGCTCCAGCTCACCCTATTCCCAGGGTGACCTCGAAGTGATCCCCCCTCCCTGGGAAACCCAAAAGGGCGAGCCGCAGAGTGGGGACTGCACTCACCCACAGTAGGGCTGTAGCTGCTGGGGACTGCAATGTAGCTGAAACAGACCCTTAGGTCCACGCTGCGGGGGCAGAGGGTGGCTCCTGAGCCAAACAAGGCCGTTGGGCCAAGGCCCCCACACCCACCCCATCTGTCACATCCTGTCACAGCCCCAGCCCCAAACTCGGGAGATAAAGGGATCAAAGGGAGGGCAGGGGAAGCTGCCAGGGTCCAGGTGCCACCCCATCCCGCCTCACCAGACCGAGTGGCCGCCAGCACAGTTGGGCTGCTCCAGGTCAATGCTTCGTGGAGCAATAGAGATCTCATGGGAGACATGGAGAACGGGTCTGGCCCTGGGATTGAGGAGTCAAGGGCACCAGAAACATGAGAACGTGAGGCTGGGAAACAATCTTCAGCATTAGATTTGGCACTGGGATGGGGGTCAGAGTCACAGGGAGGGGCTGACACCCTCAGGGAGGGAGAAGTGGTGGTGAGGGGCTCACCTGAAGAGCACGACAGTGTCAGCCAGGGAGCCCACCAGCAAGTCAGGGTATTGGTTCCCATCCATATCCAAACTGCCTGACAGGGAGTAGCCGAAGCTCTTGATGCCCACAGCCTCGCCCTCCAGCACCTACAGAACCAGCTGTCAGCCTCCCTCAATCCCCAATCCCGCAGGCCTCTGCCTCCCCGATGCCTCTGCTGATTCCGCCCACACCCATTCCCTCATCCCAGCGACTCCCCTCACCTGCGAAGGTTTGGCGACAACCCCCAGGCTGCTCCCATGGTAGATGAAGACTTTACCATCACCATCAAAGGGGGCGCCCACTGCAATATCTGCAGGGCACGGGGAAAAGGCAGTCACCCTGGCTGGGGGCCTTGCAGACAAGGTCCAGGCCTCAACTTTCCTCCAGTCACTCaggtatgttttctattttattgagagGCTACAAAATCCCAGGCACTCTACGTACATCATCTTTAATCCTCTTGGCCACTCCCTGCAGATATTACTAACGCAAaaaggttaggtaacttgccaaGGTCAGAAAGCCGGTAAATGGTAAAGCTCAGACATAAGCCCAGGAACCCTCACTCCCTGAGTCCTCAGAAGACCACACCCTGACCTCTGAGGGGCGTCTCCATCCCTCCCGCGGCCCCTCCCTCCCCTGAGCCTTTCAGTTCCCAGTCACACCTGGAAAGCCATCTTGGTTGAGGTCCCCCAGGACAGCCAGGCTGATCCCGAACATGGAGTCAGGGGAGCCGCAGAGCCGGAGAGGGGAGATCTCAGTCCAGTGACCCCCCTGGTTCAAGTACACATACACGGCACCCCCCAGCTCTTCTTGGCGCTCAAAGAAGTAGGGGGCACCCACTATCAGGTCCGGCCAGCTATGGAGAGAGGGAAGCATTCAGTGCGGGTCCTCCCTGGCCAGAGGAGCCAGCAGGAGGCTGCGTGGCCTCAGCCAGAGTAGGGCTACTGGACCCAGCCTCCCTCAGGTGGCACGGCCCTCTACCCACTCACCCATCACTGTTGAGGTCAGCCACAGCCAGCGAGTAGCCGAAGCCGGAGGTCAAGCGCTCCCCGGACAGCATAACCTCAGGCACCAGGCGACTGGCGCTGTCCTTGCGCAGGATGACCACAGCACCCTTATGGTTGGCACGGGGGGCCCCAGCCACAAAGCTCAGCTCTTCTGCACGCACCAGACCTTTCCCCGAGTCAATAGAGAAGCCTGGGGGAAGGGTGACTTACCCCTAAGTCTTCACCCCAAGACCCAGAAGCTGGGGTTTGTCAcagctcccccagcccctgccccctcccctagGTTAAGAGTCAAAAGATAGGTTCCCCCAAGTCATCAGCACCACAGCTGGATGGCTCTTCCTCCCTGCAGGGCCTGGCAGCCCCCCACACCCATCAGGCCCAGAGACAAGCTTGACACAAAAAAAATGCAGTGAGGTCAGCCTCAGGGAATGGGCAGGAGACAGAAAGGTGATGGCTGAGAAGGCCAGGAGCCCAGGTaggaggctgagcacagtggcctGATCCTGCCCACACCCAGGGAGCTAGAAGAGCTAGAGGTCCCTCTCAGGCCCGAATCCCACCCAGTGCACCTCTTCCCCCCACTCCCTCATCCTGACAGGAATGGGAAGTCTTCACAGGGATGAGGGGGAGACAAGGGGGAGTGAGAGAGAGCCTGCTTCACCCAAACGTCTCCCAGGCCTGGTTTTCTCCTCCTCTACAGAGGGAGGCAGATGAGACAATGAGAGGGCTTACCAACAACACTAGCCCTTTCCTCAATATGTGCCCACCATCCATCCCTCAAGAAAAGTCCCCCTAGAAGGCAGGACTGTCCTTCCCAGGATATCCTCAGCCCTGGCCCTCTCACTCCACCTGAATCTTCCTCCCTGGAGACCCCTGGCTCACAGCCCCAGAGGCCATCACCCTCGGGGCCTCCTCTTCTTAGGCCTGGTCACTGGACCCGGCTCTTCTCTGCAATTTGGGCCCAATGTGTGTCTCCctgggtgtgtgttgggggaggaggAGATTATAAGGCACCAAAGGTCAAGTTCcctggggaaggaggggaggccAGGCCATGCCCCTAGAGTCCAGGAGGTAGGAGCTTACAAACCTAAGTAGCTATTCAGGGCCAAGTCTCCGGCTGGTCCTGGGAGCCGGTCAGCAGGGTCCAAAGTTTTATACACCAGCTGGTCAGGGTCTGAGCTATCAATGTTGGTCACAAAAAGCAAccctgtgggggatgggggaagaCACCAGGGAGGGGACATCCAGAGGAGGGGCCACAGAGTAGGGAGACAGAGCCACAGAAAGGCCAGAAAAAGGTGGAAGAAGAagaggtagagagagaaaaaaagaccagAGAGATCACagccagagacagaaagacagagagagacagggtgagagacagaaacagagacagaaggaTGGGAGCATGGAGAGGGAGGACAAGAGAGAGGAGCAGAGGGTTAGAGCAGCTCTGGGCCGGGGAGGGGTCCCTACCAAAGTAGCTGTTGGCAGGGACCGGGATGAGGCGGGGGTCCTGCTCCTTCTCACCCCCCGCCTCGTAGGGACCGTCGTCCAGGTGTGCCAGGTCCGCTGAGCCCTGAGCACAGAGCTCCACCCTGGCCGTGCCTGCAAGGACAGTCCTGTTAGTGCCCAGGGCAGGGTGCAAGGAATACCCCGCAGGCTGGACGCTGAGTTAGACAGGCACACGGGGAAGCCCCTCCTCTTCTTTCTAGCCCTCTCCCCACCCTGTTCCCAACCAAGGCTTCCTGGGGTCCCCCAGATGTGGCATCACACTCACCGAGTGTCAGCTCAGCCAGCAGCAGCGTGCGGAGACGGGAATGGCAGTGATGAGGTGTGGGCTAGTGTGTTGGAGCATGCAGGCCCCAGCTGCAGGCCCAGCGTGCACTTGGGGCCCATGCCAGCACGTTGAGGAACACTTGGCCGTGCAAGGGAAAGGAGGCACCCCCCACTCACGTGTGCACTAGCTCAGTGGGGGTGGAAGGCATGGCAGTGCCCTGGGGCCATACAGCAGTGCACATGTGGTCATGCTTGGCCATGTCTCTGAGGTAAGAGGAGGTTTCgctccccttctcccctccctgagGAGTGACTCACCCTTCCAATTATAGGTTCCTGGGGCCCCAAATAGGAGGTAGTGGCTATCAGGGGAGAAGGCGGCAGCTGTGCCCTGCTGGCAGAACCCAAATTGTTCATGGCCTTGGGGGCGCCCCTCACAGAACTTCCATTCCCCACCATCCAACTCATCCCGGATGGCCAGGTCCTGGCTTAGCACAAAGCAGCGACCAATCATATCCCGTGTCTCCAGGATCTGGTCCACTCGCTGCCTTGCCTCATATCGGTGTGCACAGGTCTAGGGGAGGAAGGGATGGGGATCATTTCACTCTGTGGGCCAGGGACCTGCTTGAGGCATGCTGCCCACATGCAGAGATTTCGCAGACACTGATACGtgtgtgctcacacacacacgcacatgcacacacacacacatacccctatGCCGGCACCACTCAAGCACCATTACCCTGCCATTTTTATGCAGGTCCATGCATAACCCAGCAACCTGCCTGCACCCACTTCCTTGCCCTCAAATGGACATCTCCTTGTTCCACATTCTGCCTGGAGCCAAAAGACACGACTAAGCCACCATATAGGATGTGTGTCTCCCGGATCATTTCACAGTCCTCCAAAATGCTAAGCTTGGCCCTGTCCCTGGACCATTGTAAGTGTTAGCACCAGCTCTGCAAAGAACTTGCTGGCCTCTTCACTCTCCaagtattactatttttttttcctgaggcaaggtctcactctgtcacccaggctggagtgcagtggcacgatcatggctcactgcagcctcgacctcgagggctcaagtgattctcccacctcagcctcctgtgtagctgggactacagacatgcaccaccatgactggctaatttgtttctattttctgtaaagatgaggtcccactatgttgcacAGGTTAGGTATTACCTATTGTTAAAGCCTGGCTCCAATCAATCACCCCATCTGCAGGTCTTCTCTCTACTCCTCCTTTGGATTTTTATAGACTGGAGACTAGACCACTCACTTAACATTAACCAGCTTCTGCCCCATAGTGATCTGTATTGGTAACTGTGTGTCTGTGCGTCTTACTGAAAGACACAGCGAGAGTGAGAAACAGAGagccctgtctttttttttttttgagacggaattttgcccttgtctcccaggctagcatgcaagggtgtgatctcagctcattgcaacctcctcctcccaggtttaagtgattctcctgcctcagcctcccgagtacctgggattacaggcacctgccaccacgactgactaatttttttgtatttttagtagagacagggtttcgccatgttggccaggctggtctcgaacctctgacctcaagtgattcacctgcctcaggctcccaaggtgctgggattacaggcatgagccaccaagcccagccttccCCTGTAGTAACTAGCACAATGCCTGATGCTTAAAAGGTTCTCAGTAAGACTTtgacaaatggatggatgaatgaatagacaGACGTTTTTACATTTATAAGGACAAGGACCAGGCCTCACACCTTTTTATATCTCCCTGATGTACTTGGTATCATACCATATTCCTAACTTATGTTCTCTAAGCACACCTGTGCATATGCACAcaccataaacacacacacacacacacaaacacacacaccatccTTGCATTCAGTCATGAGAAGCAATACTCACAACAATCTTGCCCCCAGGCCCCTGGCTCCGAACACTGACTCCCAACCACTGGTTCTCCTTGCTTTCCTTTTGCACATCAGCTGGAGGCAGAACACTGGGAAttaggggagggaagaggagccCAAGTCCTCTCCTCCCTGCTCACACGCTTCCCCCACTCTGCTCATGCAGGGCCACACCTCCCTGGTCGATGTCCACTCTGTAGCAGTCGGTCTCCTCCAGGCTCAAGGGGCAAGCGAAGAGGCCTCCAGTGCGATTCGCCTGCTGCCCAGGAAGAGCCAGGGCCTGGGGAGCACCCACCAGCAGCCTGCAAGATggggcagggacagggacaggAGTTAGATGTCAAAATGATCCAACCTCCTTATTGCTGCCCAGGCCCAACCCCTCAGTACTAAAGAGAGTGTTCAAGGACTAAAGAGAAGGGGCAAATGTCAGTTTTCTCAAACCCTGGCAAGGACAAATTAATATACTTGGTCATGCAGTCATCACGTTGCATGTATATACCAGCTGGATGAGGAATCAACATGCACagtagatacatacacacacacacacacacacacacacacacacacacgccaacCTGAGCAGCCAGGCCAGCATTGCTGGTTTGAAAGAACCGCCTGTTCCCAGCACCTGTTCCTGAGTAGGCCTTCCCTACCCCCTCCTTGGCCCCATCCCCAAGCTCTGTCCTGCTCCCCCAACCCAGTCCCGTTGAAACCCAGCCAGAAATGCCAAGAATGCTGGGAGCAAAAGTAACAGGGCCCCAGACCGGCATCAGACTGTGGCTCAGGGACCAGCTTCAGAGGACAGGCAAGAGGCTAGATACGGATCCACTTCCCCTTCATCAGGGACCCAGCAAAGACCCCATCTCCCAGAAGTTGTGCCAGCCCAGGATTCGATCAGTCACTCTGGCTGGCATAGAGGTAGGGACAAGTTTCTCCTTCTGAGTCCAGTGCTACCCCATTCTCTTCCCGGCATCCTGAATCCCCTTCCccatccttccttctccccaTGTCTTtgatttctccttcccttccacccccacccagtcttctctcctgcctccccctcagcctctttCCCAGCTACAACTTTCTTGGCAGGACAATTTTCCATGATCACAGCCAAGACATCTTCCCCAGGgaagcactgtgctgggaatgGAGGCTGCCTGGGTCCCCCGGGGCTGAAGCCCCAGGCCGGAGTGAAGGCTGGGATGAGGTGAGATGACTGACACCCAGCTGGCTCCATAGGTCCTCTCTTTGCAGAGACTCAGAAGTGGCAGTGGCACAAACCTCAAGGCCTCTCTCCCACACTCTTCTCCTCCATCTCCCTTCCTGGGGGGGCAAAGCCCAAAACCATGTTAGGCAGTATTACAGATAGGCATCTGTGGGACACTGTGCCAGGtctgctggggtggagggggagggCAGAGAACCATTCTTCCTTCCCACAACTCCTCCTCGTCTCTTAGCAGCTGCCATCCCTTGTCAGAGCCAGtgtcaagagagagaaggggcatAGGGagtaggagagaagagaagacacaTTTGACATTCAACTACTTATTGAGAGTCTATCATATGCCAAGCCCTATGTCAGGTGCTGGTGAGACAAGGAAATcatatttattcagcacctactATGATGTCAGATCCGAAGCTAGACACCAGGGATATGAAAAACTAACATTCATCACTGTCCACATATGTGCCAAGCACCAGGATAGGCAAGTCACATGCATTATGTCATGTAATCATTACAACAGTCCTACGAGATAAGgattcttttcttgtctttcagatgaggaaactcactCAAAGACATTAAGCAGTGATGCTGGAATTCAAATCCACATGAGCCTAACTCCAACACTTTGTCATTCCACTCAGTGACTGACCTGTCTCTAGAACACTGAGACCACCccagaaagggaagaagggagaggggagatgAAGGTACCCTGGGCAGAAAACAAAACGGGGTGATACAGCCCTGTGCAAATAAATGGCTACCTTCAGGCAAGTCAGCAGTCCCCCCAACCTCCAAACATAGAGGTGACCATCTCACTGAGGGTTGGGGctgtcttttcatctttgtgCTTGCCCCATAGAGAGTGTCAGGATGTGTTTTACTGAACACACACATTTTGTGGACTCATAGAGATACCCAGTGTCACAGCTGGTCAGTGCATAGCTAAGCACCCAGACAAGTTAACTTTGTTCTATGTTCACATCTCCTCTGGAGGCCAAAagtagggaggaggagaggggcccATGTGGAGGAAAGAAGCTGAGTGCATAGATATGCCCAGTCCGCTCTTGGTGGAGAAGAGACCACTCGATCCCCAGTGGAACAAGAGCACCCAGCCGCAGCCTCTCTAGTCCCTCCACCTCTGGTccagccacacacacactccttcctGACTTCATGCCGTAAGCCCTAACCACCCCAGGCTTCTGGACAGCCACAGTGCAGCCACTGCAGAgagaagagcaaaaaaaaaaaaagtgttggtaGCTGGGGGCAGAGGGACTCCCTGGGAGCTCAGCTAAGTGAAGACAAAGGAGTAGCCCACGACCACTG carries:
- the ITGA7 gene encoding integrin alpha-7 isoform X5, which gives rise to MIGRCFVLSQDLAIRDELDGGEWKFCEGRPQGHEQFGFCQQGTAAAFSPDSHYLLFGAPGTYNWKGTARVELCAQGSADLAHLDDGPYEAGGEKEQDPRLIPVPANSYFGFSIDSGKGLVRAEELSFVAGAPRANHKGAVVILRKDSASRLVPEVMLSGERLTSGFGYSLAVADLNSDGWPDLIVGAPYFFERQEELGGAVYVYLNQGGHWTEISPLRLCGSPDSMFGISLAVLGDLNQDGFPDIAVGAPFDGDGKVFIYHGSSLGVVAKPSQVLEGEAVGIKSFGYSLSGSLDMDGNQYPDLLVGSLADTVVLFRARPVLHVSHEISIAPRSIDLEQPNCAGGHSVCVDLRVCFSYIAVPSSYSPTVALDYVLDADTDRRLRGQVPRVTFLSRSPDEPKHQASGTVWLKHQHDRVCGDAVFQLQDNVKDKLRAIVVTLSYSLQTPRLRRQAPGQGLPPVAPILNAHQPSTQRAEIHFLKQGCGEDKICQSNLQLVRARFCARVSDTEFQPLPMDADGTTALFALSGQPVIGLELMVTNLPSDPAQPQADGDDAHEAQLLVMLPDSLHYSGVRALDPAEKPLCLSNENASHVECELGNPMKRGAQVTFYLILSTSGISIETTELEVELLLATISEQELHPVSARARVFIELPLSIAGMATPQQLFFSGVVRGERAMQSERDVGSKVKYEVTVSNQGQSLKTLGSAFLNIMWPHEIANGKWLLYPMRVELEGGQGPGQQGLCSPRPNILHLDVDSRDRRRRELEPPEQREPGERQEPSMSWWPVSSAEKKKNITLDCARGTANCVVFSCPLYSFDRAAVLHVWGRLWNSTFLEEYSAVKSLEVIVRANITVKSSIKNLMLRDASIVIPVMVYLDPMAVVAEGVPWWVILLAVLAGLLVLALLVLLLWKMGFFKRAKHPEATVPQYHAVKIPREDRQQFKEEKTGTILRNNWGSPRREGPDAHPILAADGHSELGPDGHAGPGTA
- the ITGA7 gene encoding integrin alpha-7 isoform X4 → MAGARSRDPWGASWICYLLGSLLVELLFSRAVAFNLDVMGALRKEGEPGSLFGFSVALHRQLQPRPQSWLLVGAPQALALPGQQANRTGGLFACPLSLEETDCYRVDIDQGADVQKESKENQWLGVSVRSQGPGGKIVTCAHRYEARQRVDQILETRDMIGRCFVLSQDLAIRDELDGGEWKFCEGRPQGHEQFGFCQQGTAAAFSPDSHYLLFGAPGTYNWKGLLFVTNIDSSDPDQLVYKTLDPADRLPGPAGDLALNSYLGFSIDSGKGLVRAEELSFVAGAPRANHKGAVVILRKDSASRLVPEVMLSGERLTSGFGYSLAVADLNSDGWPDLIVGAPYFFERQEELGGAVYVYLNQGGHWTEISPLRLCGSPDSMFGISLAVLGDLNQDGFPDIAVGAPFDGDGKVFIYHGSSLGVVAKPSQVLEGEAVGIKSFGYSLSGSLDMDGNQYPDLLVGSLADTVVLFRARPVLHVSHEISIAPRSIDLEQPNCAGGHSVCVDLRVCFSYIAVPSSYSPTVDADTDRRLRGQVPRVTFLSRSPDEPKHQASGTVWLKHQHDRVCGDAVFQLQDNVKDKLRAIVVTLSYSLQTPRLRRQAPGQGLPPVAPILNAHQPSTQRAEIHFLKQGCGEDKICQSNLQLVRARFCARVSDTEFQPLPMDADGTTALFALSGQPVIGLELMVTNLPSDPAQPQADGDDAHEAQLLVMLPDSLHYSGVRALDPAEKPLCLSNENASHVECELGNPMKRGAQVTFYLILSTSGISIETTELEVELLLATISEQELHPVSARARVFIELPLSIAGMATPQQLFFSGVVRGERAMQSERDVGSKVKYEVTVSNQGQSLKTLGSAFLNIMWPHEIANGKWLLYPMRVELEGGQGPGQQGLCSPRPNILHLDVDSRDRRRRELEPPEQREPGERQEPSMSWWPVSSAEKKKNITLDCARGTANCVVFSCPLYSFDRAAVLHVWGRLWNSTFLEEYSAVKSLEVIVRANITVKSSIKNLMLRDASIVIPVMVYLDPMAVVAEGVPWWVILLAVLAGLLVLALLVLLLWKMGFFKRAKHPEATVPQYHAVKIPREDRQQFKEEKTGTILRNNWGSPRREGPDAHPILAADGHSELGPDGHAGPGTA
- the ITGA7 gene encoding integrin alpha-7 isoform X3, which codes for MAGARSRDPWGASWICYLLGSLLVELLFSRAVAFNLDVMGALRKEGEPGSLFGFSVALHRQLQPRPQSWLLVGAPQALALPGQQANRTGGLFACPLSLEETDCYRVDIDQGADVQKESKENQWLGVSVRSQGPGGKIVTCAHRYEARQRVDQILETRDMIGRCFVLSQDLAIRDELDGGEWKFCEGRPQGHEQFGFCQQGTAAAFSPDSHYLLFGAPGTYNWKGLLFVTNIDSSDPDQLVYKTLDPADRLPGPAGDLALNSYLGFSIDSGKGLVRAEELSFVAGAPRANHKGAVVILRKDSASRLVPEVMLSGERLTSGFGYSLAVADLNSDGWPDLIVGAPYFFERQEELGGAVYVYLNQGGHWTEISPLRLCGSPDSMFGISLAVLGDLNQDGFPDIAVGAPFDGDGKVFIYHGSSLGVVAKPSQVLEGEAVGIKSFGYSLSGSLDMDGNQYPDLLVGSLADTVVLFRARPVLHVSHEISIAPRSIDLEQPNCAGGHSVCVDLRVCFSYIAVPSSYSPTVALDYVLDADTDRRLRGQVPRVTFLSRSPDEPKHQASGTVWLKHQHDRVCGDAVFQLQDNVKDKLRAIVVTLSYSLQTPRLRRQAPGQGLPPVAPILNAHQPSTQRAEIHFLKQGCGEDKICQSNLQLVRARFCARVSDTEFQPLPMDADGTTALFALSGQPVIGLELMVTNLPSDPAQPQADGDDAHEAQLLVMLPDSLHYSGVRALDPAEKPLCLSNENASHVECELGNPMKRGAQVTFYLILSTSGISIETTELEVELLLATISEQELHPVSARARVFIELPLSIAGMATPQQLFFSGVVRGERAMQSERDVGSKVKYEVTVSNQGQSLKTLGSAFLNIMWPHEIANGKWLLYPMRVELEGGQGPGQQGLCSPRPNILHLDVDSRDRRRRELEPPEQREPGERQEPSMSWWPVSSAEKKKNITLDCARGTANCVVFSCPLYSFDRAAVLHVWGRLWNSTFLEEYSAVKSLEVIVRANITVKSSIKNLMLRDASIVIPVMVYLDPMAVVAEGVPWWVILLAVLAGLLVLALLVLLLWKMGFFKRAKHPEATVPQYHAVKIPREDRQQFKEEKTGTILRNNWGSPRREGPDAHPILAADGHSELGPDGHAGPGTA